A stretch of the Lolium perenne isolate Kyuss_39 chromosome 3, Kyuss_2.0, whole genome shotgun sequence genome encodes the following:
- the LOC127341973 gene encoding S-type anion channel SLAH2 — translation MAPVYSRSVSADFPRLMVEAGESAQTAGGHVPASRSAEEQAFSFRERHGHPTIMASPDLDPDSPFDASALRVAAHPLSISLPASPSRFDVVRTEAEFPPRQAAANVVAPDESSRMLSLPPRPPPMVSVAYERVEKVMFRSQPIPAVASELPNAGNSGQFLAVSDDSMSRGSGARIGMGGTSKTRRERDTSYDSFKTWSGKLEKQLTTHLRGVVRPPPQQQQEGEPMEQDHDDAAATSGRPYSTMTMPRVQRFFAALEGPELDKLRSSEELVLPSDKTWPFLLRFPVSAFGMCLGMSSQAILWKNIAIAASTRFLHITLRTNLVLWCVSVALMCLVSALYACKVVFYFEAVRREYYHPIRVNFFFAPWIACLFLAIGVPELVMAESLPGWLWYVLMAPIVCLELKIYGQWISGGQRRLSRVANPSNHLSIVGNFVGALLGAIMGLREGPIFFFAVGLAHYIVLFVTLYQRLPTSETLPRDLHPVFFLFVAAPSVACVAWARITGEFGYGSRIAYFIAMFLYASLAVRINMFRGFRFSLAWWAYTFPMTSAAIAAIRYSSEVKNAFTQAMCIALTVVATLTVTALFLTTLLHAAVHHDLFPNDISIAITERRPKHTIAELNELHSNKVGGADAACRDLEAAAMTAS, via the exons CTTCAGG GAGCGGCACGGCCACCCGACCATAATGGCGTCGCCTGACTTGGATCCAGACTCGCCGTTCGACGCGTCTGCACTCCGCGTGGCGGCACACCCGCTCTCTATTAGCCTTCCGGCCTCGCCGTCCAGGTTCGACGTCGTCCGGACGGAGGCAGAGTTCCCGCCGCGGCAAGCCGCCGCTAATGTCGTCGCCCCGGACGAGTCGTCGCGCATGCTGTCGcttccgccgcggccgccgccgatGGTTTCCGTCGCGTACGAGCGTGTGGAGAAGGTGATGTTCCGGTCCCAGCCCATCCCCGCCGTGGCGTCCGAGCTGCCGAACGCCGGGAACTCTGGGCAGTTCCTGGCGGTGAGCGACGACTCGATGAGCCGCGGGAGCGGGGCGCGCATAGGAATGGGAGGGACGAGCAAGACGCGGCGTGAGAGGGACACGAGCTACGACTCGTTCAAGACGTGGTCCGGGAAGCTGGAGAAGCAGCTGACCACCCACCTTCGCGGCGTCGTGAGGCCGCCGCCGCAGCAGCAGCAGGAGGGGGAGCCCATGGAACAAGACCATGACGATGCGGCGGCGACGAGCGGGCGTCCGTACTCGACCATGACCATGCCCAGAGTCCAGCGCTTCTTCGCGGCGCTGGAAGGCCCCGAACTCGACAAGCTACGG TCGTCGGAGGAGCTGGTGCTGCCGTCGGACAAGACGTGGCCGTTCCTGCTGCGGTTCCCGGTGTCGGCGTTCGGCATGTGCCTGGGCATGAGCAGCCAGGCCATCCTGTGGAAGAACATCGCGATCGCGGCGTCGACGCGGTTCCTGCACATCACGCTGCGGACGAACCTGGTGCTGTGGTGCGTCTCTGTGGCGCTCATGTGCTTGGTGTCGGCGCTGTACGCGTGCAAGGTGGTGTTCTACTTCGAGGCGGTGCGGCGGGAGTACTACCACCCGATCCGCGTCAACTTCTTCTTCGCGCCGTGGATCGCGTGCCTGTTCCTGGCCATCGGCGTGCCGGAGCTGGTGATGGCGGAGAGCCTCCCAGGGTGGCTGTGGTACGTGCTGATGGCGCCCATCGTGTGCCTGGAGCTCAAGATCTACGGGCAGTGGATCTCCGGCGGGCAGAGGCGGCTGTCGCGGGTGGCGAACCCGTCGAACCATTTGTCCATCGTCGGCAACTTCGTTGGCGCGCTGCTGGGCGCCATCATGGGGCTGAGGGAGGGCCCCATCTTCTTCTTCGCCGTCGGGCTGGCGCACTACATCGTGCTGTTCGTGACGCTGTACCAGAGGTTGCCGACGAGCGAGACGCTGCCGAGGGACCTCCACCcggtcttcttcctcttcgtggCCGCGCCCAGCGTCGCATGCGTCGCCTGGGCGCGGATCACCGGCGAGTTCGGCTACGGCTCCCGCATCGCCTATTTCATCGCCATGTTCCTCTACGCATCCCTG GCAGTGCGGATCAACATGTTCAGGGGGTTCAGGTTCTCGCTGGCGTGGTGGGCGTACACGTTCCCGATGACGAGCGCGGCGATCGCGGCGATACGCTACTCGTCGGAGGTGAAGAACGCGTTCACGCAGGCCATGTGCATCGCGCTCACCGTGGTGGCCACGCTCACCGTGACGGCGCTCTTCCTCACCACGCTGCTGCACGCCGCCGTGCACCACGACCTCTTCCCGAAcgacatctccatcgccatcacggAGCGCAGGCCCAAGCACACCATCGCCGAGCTGAACGAACTGCACAGCAACAAGGTCGGCGGCGCCGACGCCGCATGCAGAGACCTCGAGGCCGCCGCGATGACGGCATCCTAG